In Candidatus Promineifilum breve, one genomic interval encodes:
- a CDS encoding CoA transferase subunit A, whose protein sequence is MTMREAVGRFVDDGATLAIEGFTAFICFAAAHEIIRQHKRDLVLCRLTPDLIYDQMIAAGVASKLVFSYLGNPGVGSLHCIRRAVEQSVPRPLAIEEYSHFGMVGRYMAGAADLPFFPLRSYLGSDMPAANERIQFVDSPYGDGPIAVVPPLKPDVTFVHAQRADAHGNTHLWGLLGTQKEVAFASKKVIVVVEEIVDEEVIRRDPNRTLIPGLIVDAVVHEAYGAHPSYVQGYYDRDNDFYLKWDEWSRDQATTEAWLAEWVYGVADRAAYLAKLGGDTLDRLAPGRLEADPVNYGRYG, encoded by the coding sequence ATGACCATGCGCGAGGCCGTCGGCCGTTTCGTTGACGACGGCGCGACGCTCGCCATCGAGGGCTTCACCGCCTTCATCTGCTTCGCCGCCGCCCACGAGATCATCCGCCAGCACAAGCGCGATCTGGTGCTCTGTCGCCTGACGCCCGATCTCATCTATGACCAGATGATCGCCGCCGGCGTGGCGTCGAAGCTCGTCTTCAGCTATTTGGGCAATCCCGGCGTGGGCAGCCTGCACTGCATCCGCCGCGCCGTCGAGCAAAGCGTGCCCCGGCCGCTGGCCATCGAGGAGTATTCCCACTTCGGTATGGTCGGCCGCTACATGGCCGGCGCGGCCGATTTGCCCTTCTTCCCCCTGCGTAGCTATCTGGGCAGCGACATGCCCGCCGCCAACGAGCGCATCCAGTTCGTCGATAGCCCCTATGGCGACGGGCCGATCGCCGTCGTGCCGCCGCTGAAGCCCGACGTGACCTTTGTCCACGCCCAGCGCGCCGACGCCCACGGCAACACCCACCTGTGGGGGCTATTGGGCACGCAGAAGGAAGTCGCCTTTGCATCCAAGAAGGTGATCGTCGTGGTCGAGGAGATCGTTGACGAGGAAGTCATCCGCCGCGACCCGAACCGCACCCTCATCCCCGGGTTGATCGTCGATGCCGTCGTCCACGAAGCGTATGGCGCGCATCCCAGCTACGTCCAGGGCTACTACGACCGCGACAACGACTTCTACCTGAAATGGGACGAATGGTCGCGCGACCAGGCGACGACGGAAGCGTGGCTGGCGGAGTGGGTCTATGGCGTGGCCGACCGCGCCGCCTATCTGGCCAAGCTCGGCGGCGACACGCTCGACCGCCTGGCCCCCGGCCGGCTGGAAGCCGATCCCGTCAACTACGGCCGCTACGGCTAA
- a CDS encoding alpha/beta hydrolase encodes MRIIRTTLIIVAVILVAATIIATIAIVSLNRRNSAQPEAVAALISDEVVTFTQPDDEDWLLFTPVATTPATGFIIYPGGFVDPAAYAPIARDIAQRGYLVVIDPMPLNLAVLGIEGADSIIAGFPDITTWAIGGHSLGGAMAAEYIARNPEATGGLALWAAYPAANTSLRAFDIAAVSIYGDADGVASLDDVRDGANRLPADTPFILIPGGNHTQFGRYGTGLQRGDNPAGISADEQQAIIVDGTVEMISNVRPTN; translated from the coding sequence ATGCGTATCATCCGCACTACCCTCATCATCGTGGCCGTGATCCTGGTCGCCGCCACGATTATCGCGACCATCGCCATCGTGTCGCTCAACCGCCGCAACAGCGCCCAGCCTGAAGCCGTGGCCGCCTTGATCTCGGACGAGGTGGTCACCTTTACGCAACCGGACGACGAAGATTGGCTCCTGTTCACGCCCGTCGCCACGACGCCGGCCACCGGCTTCATCATCTATCCCGGCGGGTTTGTCGATCCGGCGGCCTACGCGCCGATCGCCCGTGACATCGCCCAGCGCGGCTATCTGGTCGTCATCGATCCGATGCCCTTGAATCTGGCCGTTCTTGGCATAGAGGGGGCCGATAGTATCATCGCCGGCTTCCCCGACATCACCACCTGGGCCATCGGCGGGCACTCGTTGGGCGGGGCGATGGCCGCCGAGTACATCGCCCGCAACCCGGAGGCCACCGGCGGCCTGGCTCTCTGGGCCGCCTATCCGGCGGCCAACACCAGTTTGCGCGCGTTTGATATCGCGGCCGTGTCCATCTACGGCGACGCCGACGGCGTGGCCTCGCTTGACGACGTGCGCGACGGCGCCAACCGCTTGCCGGCCGACACGCCCTTTATCCTCATTCCCGGCGGCAACCACACCCAGTTCGGCCGCTACGGCACCGGCCTGCAGCGCGGCGATAACCCGGCCGGCATCAGCGCCGATGAACAGCAGGCGATCATTGTCGACGGGACGGTCGAGATGATCTCGAATGTCAGGCCGACGAATTAA
- a CDS encoding aminotransferase family protein, giving the protein MNYSHPHGNVFYRTMNHPRPMISHGEGIYLYDESGKRYIDGSGGPLVVNVGHGRAEIVEAMTRQAQAAAYVHAIMFTSEPLEQYAAELAAVVPLAQPRFYFLSSGSEVVEGAIKLARQIQMARGQEKRHIILSRWQSYHGMTLGALAVSGRAGLRAPYLDMLHDVPHIPTPYLYRHPASGEALAARLEETIQAYGPENIAGFIAEPISGASLGAAAPPDDYWPRIRAICDRYGVLLIADEVLVGLGRTGTWWALDHWGVTPDILITSKGTAGGYFPLGFIAAKGEDVELIRQKLGDFNHGGTFSHHAVGAAAGLATLHILQRENLIANSAAVGDCLGRLLREQLGDHPNVGDIRGRGLFWGIELVKDRATKAPFPVADGLARRVWNRAFELGLVVYYSTGSADSKNGDVIMLGPPLIIDEAQTGEMVGLLREAVYAELGG; this is encoded by the coding sequence ATGAACTATTCCCACCCCCACGGCAACGTTTTCTACCGCACGATGAATCACCCCCGGCCGATGATTTCACATGGCGAGGGCATCTATCTCTATGACGAAAGCGGCAAGCGCTACATCGACGGCAGCGGCGGCCCGCTGGTGGTCAACGTCGGCCACGGCCGGGCGGAGATCGTCGAGGCCATGACCCGCCAGGCCCAGGCCGCGGCCTACGTCCACGCCATCATGTTCACCAGCGAACCGCTGGAGCAGTACGCCGCCGAACTGGCCGCCGTCGTGCCCCTGGCGCAGCCGCGCTTCTACTTCCTCAGCAGCGGCTCCGAGGTCGTCGAGGGGGCGATCAAGCTGGCCCGCCAGATACAGATGGCCCGCGGCCAGGAGAAGCGCCATATCATCCTCAGCCGCTGGCAGAGCTACCACGGCATGACCCTCGGCGCGCTGGCCGTCAGCGGCCGGGCCGGACTGCGCGCCCCCTACCTGGATATGCTCCACGACGTGCCCCACATCCCCACGCCCTATCTCTACCGCCACCCGGCGAGCGGCGAGGCGCTGGCCGCCCGGCTGGAGGAGACGATCCAGGCCTATGGCCCGGAGAACATCGCCGGCTTCATCGCCGAGCCGATCAGCGGCGCGTCGCTGGGCGCGGCGGCCCCGCCCGATGATTACTGGCCGCGCATCCGCGCCATCTGCGACCGCTACGGCGTGTTGCTCATCGCCGACGAAGTACTGGTGGGCCTAGGCCGCACCGGAACGTGGTGGGCGCTCGATCATTGGGGCGTGACGCCCGACATCCTGATCACGTCGAAAGGCACGGCCGGCGGCTACTTCCCGCTGGGCTTCATCGCCGCCAAGGGTGAGGACGTGGAACTGATACGCCAAAAGCTGGGCGATTTCAACCACGGCGGCACGTTCAGCCACCACGCCGTGGGCGCGGCGGCCGGGCTGGCAACGCTCCACATCCTGCAACGCGAAAACCTGATCGCCAACTCGGCCGCCGTGGGTGATTGCCTCGGCCGCCTGTTGCGCGAGCAGTTGGGCGACCACCCCAACGTCGGTGACATTCGCGGCCGGGGTCTGTTCTGGGGCATCGAACTGGTCAAGGATCGGGCCACGAAAGCCCCCTTCCCCGTCGCCGATGGGTTGGCGCGGCGCGTCTGGAACCGGGCGTTCGAGCTGGGGCTGGTGGTCTACTACTCGACCGGCAGCGCCGACAGCAAGAACGGCGACGTGATTATGTTGGGGCCGCCGTTGATTATTGATGAGGCGCAGACGGGGGAGATGGTGGGGTTGTTGCGGGAGGCTGTCTACGCTGAGTTAGGGGGTTAA
- a CDS encoding aldehyde dehydrogenase family protein, with product MTQEQRFKVTYSTLASPDPELHRRYDEAVADFRQHAGETFPMLINGEKRFAAETFAKVSPTDTSMVMGYFQKGTAQDANDAVAAAKAAFPAWRDTPWQERVTILRRAADLLSDRLFKMGAIMSLEVGKNRLEAMGDVEETADLIRYNCDAMEANNGFTRPLKNESEKHHNTSVLKPYGVWVVIAPFNFPGALAGGPSGAALVAGNTVVFKPATDTSYTGWLLAEALHEAGIPAGVFNFVTGGGRSVGQTLVDHPDVAGITFTGSYDVGMNILRSFTTGRYPRPCVAEMGGKNPVIISNKADLDKAAMGCMRSAFGLQGQKCSALSRIYVHKDVKDAFMEKFLDLTSKINVGDPTNQQNWMGPVINKSALDDYMGFVDDLRQHGDIVFGGKRVDESGYYVAPTIADNVPDDHALWKQEMFLPIVMVQPFEDFDEAMKKANDVEYGLTAGFFSEDEDEIQWFLDNTEAGVLYVNRSSGATTGAWPGYQSFGGWKGSGSTGKAAGSFYYVQQYMKEQSQTIVD from the coding sequence ATGACCCAGGAACAACGATTTAAGGTTACGTATTCGACGCTGGCAAGTCCCGACCCCGAACTGCATCGTCGCTACGACGAAGCCGTGGCCGACTTTCGCCAACATGCGGGTGAGACCTTTCCCATGTTGATCAACGGCGAAAAGCGCTTCGCCGCCGAGACCTTCGCCAAAGTCAGCCCGACCGACACGAGCATGGTCATGGGCTACTTCCAGAAAGGCACAGCGCAGGACGCCAATGACGCCGTGGCCGCGGCCAAGGCCGCTTTCCCCGCCTGGCGCGATACGCCCTGGCAGGAGCGGGTGACGATTTTGCGCCGCGCCGCCGATTTGCTGAGCGACCGCCTGTTCAAGATGGGCGCGATTATGAGCCTGGAGGTCGGCAAGAACCGGCTGGAGGCGATGGGCGACGTGGAGGAGACGGCCGACCTCATCCGCTACAATTGCGACGCGATGGAGGCCAACAACGGCTTCACCCGCCCGCTGAAAAACGAGAGCGAGAAGCACCACAACACCAGCGTCCTCAAGCCCTATGGCGTCTGGGTGGTCATCGCCCCGTTCAACTTCCCCGGCGCGCTGGCCGGCGGCCCCAGCGGCGCGGCCCTGGTGGCCGGCAACACGGTCGTCTTTAAGCCCGCCACCGATACGTCCTACACCGGCTGGCTGCTGGCCGAGGCGTTGCACGAGGCGGGCATCCCGGCCGGCGTGTTCAACTTCGTCACCGGCGGCGGCCGCAGCGTGGGCCAGACGCTGGTCGACCATCCCGACGTGGCCGGTATCACCTTCACCGGCAGCTACGACGTCGGCATGAATATCCTGCGCTCCTTCACCACCGGCCGGTATCCGCGGCCGTGCGTGGCCGAGATGGGCGGCAAGAACCCGGTCATCATCAGCAACAAGGCCGACCTGGACAAGGCGGCGATGGGCTGTATGCGCTCGGCCTTCGGCCTGCAGGGGCAAAAATGTTCGGCCCTGTCGCGCATCTACGTCCACAAGGACGTGAAGGACGCCTTCATGGAGAAGTTCCTCGATCTGACGTCGAAGATCAACGTCGGCGACCCGACCAACCAGCAAAACTGGATGGGGCCGGTTATCAACAAGAGCGCCCTCGATGATTACATGGGCTTTGTCGATGACCTGCGCCAACACGGCGACATCGTCTTCGGCGGCAAGCGAGTGGATGAGAGCGGCTACTACGTCGCCCCGACCATTGCCGACAACGTGCCGGACGATCACGCCCTCTGGAAGCAGGAGATGTTCCTGCCCATCGTCATGGTCCAGCCGTTCGAGGATTTCGACGAAGCCATGAAGAAGGCCAACGACGTGGAATACGGCCTGACCGCCGGCTTCTTCAGCGAGGACGAGGACGAGATTCAGTGGTTCCTGGACAACACCGAGGCGGGCGTCCTCTACGTCAACCGCAGCAGCGGCGCGACCACCGGCGCCTGGCCGGGCTACCAATCCTTCGGCGGCTGGAAGGGCAGCGGCTCCACCGGCAAGGCCGCGGGCAGCTTCTACTACGTCCAGCAGTACATGAAGGAACAAAGCCAGACAATTGTTGATTAG
- a CDS encoding CoA-transferase subunit beta, with product MDISPSELMIVSASRALAGNRTVFVGVGLPNIACNLARRSHSPDMELVYESGVFGAQPARLPLSIGDPTLVSGATSVVSMADLFMLYLQRGLIDVALLGGAQIDRYGNLNTTVIGDYATPKTRLPGSGGACEIAINARRIFMIMRLSKRAFVSKIDFLTSPGHLDGGDARQRLGMPGYGPDKVITDKALFTFDNPEREMMLVELAPGQTVESVQAAVGWPLRVADELHEMTPPAADELAIIREQLDPQGLYR from the coding sequence ATGGACATTTCACCCTCCGAACTGATGATCGTCTCGGCCTCGCGCGCGCTGGCCGGCAACCGCACCGTCTTCGTCGGCGTCGGCCTGCCCAACATCGCCTGCAATCTGGCCCGCCGCAGCCATTCGCCCGATATGGAACTGGTCTACGAGAGCGGCGTCTTTGGGGCGCAACCGGCCCGCCTGCCGCTATCCATCGGCGACCCGACGCTGGTCAGCGGCGCGACCTCGGTGGTCAGCATGGCCGACCTGTTCATGCTCTACCTGCAACGGGGTCTGATCGACGTGGCCCTGCTGGGCGGGGCGCAGATCGACCGCTACGGCAACCTCAACACTACCGTCATCGGCGACTACGCCACGCCCAAGACCCGCCTGCCCGGCTCCGGCGGCGCGTGCGAGATCGCCATCAACGCCCGGCGCATTTTTATGATCATGCGCCTCTCCAAGCGCGCCTTCGTGTCCAAGATCGACTTCCTGACCAGCCCCGGCCATCTGGACGGCGGCGACGCCCGTCAGCGGCTGGGTATGCCCGGCTACGGCCCGGACAAGGTCATCACCGACAAGGCGCTGTTCACCTTCGACAACCCGGAGCGGGAGATGATGCTGGTCGAATTGGCCCCCGGCCAGACGGTGGAGAGCGTGCAGGCCGCCGTCGGCTGGCCGCTGCGCGTGGCCGACGAATTACACGAGATGACCCCGCCCGCGGCCGACGAGTTGGCAATCATCCGCGAGCAACTCGATCCGCAAGGGTTATACAGGTAA